A region of the Mytilus trossulus isolate FHL-02 chromosome 11, PNRI_Mtr1.1.1.hap1, whole genome shotgun sequence genome:
ttcattgcatataagaaaataaccatcattggatgttaaccaatcaaatttctccccttattctatctgtgtacaagttTTAGGCACCAAGtgacctcaagattacaaaattttctatagaaataacaaataaaaaataatggtgttttgaaatacccaagacatatgtttatgacacagaaatagttttactgcaataaaatgtagaaataattacctacaacgttcaaattcaagggaatatttttttagacctacttttgtatgcaaccggatgtgacgttcaatgatttggtggtattacacctacataaacaaacgacaactactgcacatcagattcctgactaaggacaggtacaaacatttgcagcgggaatACACATTTATAAAAGCCTTTAACAGTAAACTTTCCCTTAAATTTGTAGGTTGACACTTGAATCTACATATTTTCCCTTGCATGACCGGTGTACAGGATACTGCAGAGAAGGtaacatgtcaaaaatattaattttcgaaGTCTTAAGTCGgtattatgaaaataaggagTCAGAATTACGCCAAAGACGATTCGGTAGTTTTGTTGTACGATTTAAGTTCtactatcaaaataaaattgtttatttagataaagtttTGTCCAAATATTCTGTTTCATTCAACActtcttaaaacatatatatatatatatatatatataaatgtctaagaatataactaaaacacactaattgatacattaaaaagttctattagatgttaaatagaaatacgcaatatttcgctaaacaaattagcttcatcaggcgtgtgcatctctcaaggtgaaatcggatgcatgacagaaaaatatttttgtagcttAATCTATTCAAGATTTGAGGGATGGGTGTAACATATTACTTCggtcataaaatatgtttgtagctACAACTACATGAAGTTGGAATAAAAGTTTAACACATTTATAGATGTTCGAttaattgtatgaatttttataaattaatttgtatgatttcaagataactatggttttgatttgctttgaaatcttttttcGTCTCTCTCATTGAGTCCATCAGGTTCAAGAGTTCGTAACTGGTGCATCCAAAATCTCTCTCTTTTTTGTCTTCCTTGTGTAtcccaattttgatttttctcaatgatttgaaatgtgatgttttcaaaatcatgtcCTGCTCTTAAAAGGTGTCTTGTAATTGGGCAGTTcctttcttttgtataaaatgaCCGATGGTTATTTAGTCGGATGTTAAATGGGGTTTCTGTTTCACCAACATATTGTAATTTGCAAGTTCCACACGTTAGAACATAAATGCAATTTTGCGTTTTGCaatttgatgttataaatatgttgtaatttttctttgtgACTGTGCTGATGAACTGGGTTTCTATATTGGCGACTTTGCAGCACTTACAGTTGCCCCTTCCGCATTGTTTATAACCTCCGATTGTTGATATCTCCCGTTTAGatactaaaataaaagtatcTAAACGGGAGATATCAACAATCGGAGGTTATAAACAATGCGGAAGGGGCAACTGTAAGTGCTGCAAAGTCGCCAATATAGAAACCCAGTTCATCAGCACAGTcacaaagaaaaattacaacatatttataacatcaaattGCAAAACGCAAAATTGCATTTATGTTCTAACGTGTGGAACTTGCAAATTACAATATGTTGGTGAAACAGAAACCCCATTTAACATCCGACTAAATAACCATCGGtcattttatacaaaagaaaggAACTGCCAAATTACAAGACACCTTTTAAGAGCAGgacatgattttgaaaacatcacatttcaaatcattgagaaaaatcaaaattgggaTACACAAGGAAGACAAAAAAGAGAGAGATTTTGGATGCACCAGTTACGAACTCTTGAACCTGATGGACTCAATGAGAGAGACgaaaaaagatttcaaagcAAATCAAAACCATAGTTAtcttaaaatcatacaaattaatttataaaaattcatacaattaaTCGAACATCTATAAATGTGTTAAACTTTTATTCCAACTTCATGTAGTTGTagctacaaacatattttatgaccGAAGTAATATGTTACACCCATCCCTCAAATCTTGAATAGATTaagctacaaaaatatttttctgtcatgcatccgatttcaccttgagagatgcacacgcctgatgaagctaatttgtttagcgaaatattgcgtatttctatttaacatctaatagaactttttaatgtatcaattagtgtgttttagttatattcttagacatttatataattttaattcagtaactgtatcagtttattttcacaaactgatccacgcttaattagattgaatgttgattgttgctatttttagacattatatatatatatatatatatatatacgagtctaaattgaatattttctgCAACAAAGTTAACCAGACTTTCATCAAATACTGTATAAATcaaatacagatacagatataACGCCAATGACATTATTATGAACACTGTAGAAAAACTTTTCGAAAGTCGTCATCCTTCGTACATTAAACCAGGTAGTAATGTATTACTCTTTTAAGTCATGGATTAGGAATTATaagaaattatagaaaattacTTAAGTCAGGGATTAAGAATACTGAAATGTCacttaataaaaatatcaaaccatacatttctttttatcttatATTAAAACTATAGTCTGCTAGCAGATtaagtaaaatattgtttatggtGTGTGATTCCTGTTTGATTTCGAAGTAACATGCTCGTTCGTGCAAATGGGGATTAATTGAAATACTCACAAAAGCTTCATTCCAGGTTGTCGGTCTAGGAACAATAGACGTGGAATAACAATTAACACTAATTGTTTGGTTTGATAATAGCTTGAACCCGTTTGGACAAGTTTCAGGAACACACGgcacttttaaaacaaataattacaaTTGTATTACCTATagcaattaaaacgagaaaaagaTAAAGCCATGGCGTAATAACAATTAAGTAATGAAAGAAtcatcatatttaaattttacagaaCTTCATTAAAGAAAGAAATGTTTCCAATCgtctgcaccagatgcacatgTCGACAATCAATGTCTCGTTTTTGATGCAGGAGGCcctatatttaaaatttacaccTTATTAAAACATGAACAGctatatacaaaaaagaacacaaacTTTAAAACGAGTTTCAAGTCACCATTTTcgtcatttgaaaatgtctgtaccacgttagttcttgtccattcgttttttatgtgatTTGGGATTTTGCCATGCGATAATGGACCTTCCGATTGGATTTTTTCattgagttcggtatttttgtgatttaactttttagcCAAAGCTGAACACAGAATCCGAACTTTTCagtttgaattaaaaaacaTGGTATAGGGATATAGAAATACAGAAAACACAGTTACTTAAGAAATTtcttgccaatgaaacaactctcaatCATAGAAAAAATTGTCGTGCATGTAATGCatagacatttttattttacacatcTGTTCATGATAGCAAAACAAACACAACAGAAGAAAAGgatgaaaagaaaaacagaaaccgaataatgtgaaagaaaaattcaaagaaatagaagaacaaaagaaaaacagaaagaaaaaaaagacagacagGTTATACCTACGTTGCaaataaacatcaaaataaGGTAACGTTTTAGAGGGTTATCTTAagctctactttccgctatatagatgttgttctttcactaaacaatttaaaatttggtgactatgtggaacgcatctatccaatcgaactagagataagggatactacagatacagttaagtcggcgtCATATCGTGAcgtacatctagaaattgacaatgagggtcggttgaaaacaaaacttcacgacaaaagagatgatttcagctatACAATTgggaacttttcatttctaagtagcaacattccagcagcacctgcatacggggtaaatatctcccaattgatacgatattcccgtgcttgcatttcctatcatgattttcttgatagagggttgctactCACAAGGTGCTCATAAACTGattgatattataaaatttatacttacATTATCAAGAGATATAAAAGAGATCTCGAGTAGATCTATAAACCtatgtttaaaacatttctgCTGATGTGAGgcgtttcttttttaaactatgaTAATTGTTTTACTTGAAATAAAGTTGACATTCATTTATTggatattatgaaaataattgcaAATTTAACGCATGTAAACACATAAATGTGCTTCCCAAGTGTGTATTATGCAGAGGAAAAGTCAGATcataagttaaaaaaagaaaaaaaatctgaaaatgttAACATAAAGAAATCTGTATGGACAATATGGCAGCTTAAACTActttgtattattgtttgtctttgaCTGCAAAATTGCAAATGTGGTATTGTAAGTATAAATATGTCGCATGTAGATCTTCTGTCTATGTACAAAACAACATCATCAACGATTTTGAGcacaaattatttcaataaagGAAATGAGAAGCTgttctatgatttttttctctataaaaATAACTATCTTTGTCTAtaaatttcatttgtattttgttcgATGTGATCAACAGTGACTACAACTATTAATTAATGTATTTGTCTACTTACATTTACAACATGGTCGTCCACTGCAGCAGTTTCCGTTATACGTCCATTCAGGTCCGAAAGTCTCATTACATGGCACATTTTTTTCCCCACATTTACCATTGGAGTCGAGGCATTTTCCTGAAAGAGCTGAATAGTAGAGTACCCCGATACAATATAGAATGATTTACGTCGAAAGCGAGAAGGTCAATCGAGTTGAAATGACCAATGAAAagctgtttatcgctatttcaCCTACCATGACGTTGTCAATAgtatgtcaatttcgttagcaaagCCTCGTTCGTCCAAAGTTTCTAGCGACAATTGTCCATCTCAAGCAAGTAGCTACGTTTCTTAGTGTGCTGGAGATGCTCGAGGATCTGCTTAAAAACTAACTTAAAtgcagattttgtttttattgttcttATGTTAACTAAGAGAGTAGTGTTTAACAGTTTTGTATAGCTTCGTAGCCCGACAAAAGTACTGATATTATCGTTGTAAACTGAAAGTGTCTATTCCTAAGTTACTGTAAAAACAAACGGAAGATAACGGTGTTAACATGATTGaatatctttaatataaaaaggtTCAAACGATGTCTGTATCTTTTGACTCTCGAAAGAAGAACTTTTGATCACAGTGATGACCGTACCTTTTTTATATCATGAGAGAGTCTAGCAGCTTAATCTTAGATATTCACTACAGTGTTGTAAACATATAGGATACTTACTGCCGCCCTTTGACACACCaattgtgcaaatgataaaaacaagcaaacaaCACCACTTCATCATAATTCTGAAATGAGATTTCatctatataaatttatttaccATGTTATTTAGAAATACACTCATTATCGATACAAGAttgcaatttaaataaatttacgcAAGACGCCAGagttttgtctacaaatatggaattatttagaaaacaattgtAACCCAGAAGTAAGTACAGTGAGCCTGTATGCATTAAATGTTACATTTTGATCGCTTATTTCAAGTTCTAAAAACATGTAACAGTTTATTAACCATAGTCCCAACTTACCAATAGAAgagtttatataaattatagaaGTACTGTCAGGTTGTAAACATTAAAGAGGTTTACATTTTTGCTTCCAAAGTATCTTGGTTACGAGCATTACTTATCAACACCACTATAATTCACTTGTCATGTGTTAAAATCGGAAGTGGGTAATCAGactgtcaaaaataaaataaatatttggaaTTATTTGTGTTAGGGATTCGTATTGACTCGTAaagattgttttgttttaaattttattctttttgattttctatattgaatggcattgttgtttataaatataacagaactttgaattttcgaaaaactaaggattttctcatcccaggtctagattaccttagccgtattggGCACAACTTTTACGAATTTTGAACTCTCAATGCCcctcaactttgaacttgtttggctttataactattttgatatgagcgtcactgacgagtcttatgaagacgaaaagCGCTTCTTGCGTActaatttataatcctggtacatttaataactactagtatttacagttttatatatgaaaaacgttttatatttaacttttatatttagTCAAGTTTAAGGGTAAGAACTCAtccaaaaattatgaattgatTTATTATGAGATAAAACTTAATTACTTGTTTTTCATAATGTAATATCAAGTATTGAAAAGTATGTgttgagcaatatttacatataatacTTCTTGTCATGTAATGGAAATGTTACATGATCCGAATAGAGCTTGACAATGGACTTACTAAATCAGAATATATTTGTTACCAGGCTGTAAACTATAATGCCATAGGTCGTAGGCTAACGTAGTTATTTTAACCTTCAGTacacttaaatataaataaaattgagaatggaaatggggaatgtgtcaaagagaca
Encoded here:
- the LOC134689986 gene encoding uncharacterized protein LOC134689986, which translates into the protein MMKWCCLLVFIICTIGVSKGGTLSGKCLDSNGKCGEKNVPCNETFGPEWTYNGNCCSGRPCCKLPCVPETCPNGFKLLSNQTISVNCYSTSIVPRPTTWNEAFAICSQTDGAYMWRPNNQQEAKAVLIELNIRKLIMYHIQN